The following coding sequences lie in one Sedimentibacter sp. MB35-C1 genomic window:
- a CDS encoding CapA family protein, with translation MSRKYRRRKKRIRLLSLGLFVIVSILAASFVVNGMGKDSKGKNDIGEADFEDVTNVSQPEIPIEPVAKPNVTINLKATGDIMFHPSQLDGAYDSKTGKYDFKNSFKAVKGLFQSADLAIANFEGTTAGDSVYAYQGYPIFNAPDEVLDAIKDAGFDVLSTANNHSLDTRKAGVIRTVNEISARGMDPIGTYTEKPETRVLIKEIKGIKLAFLSYTEMVNGLESVMSSADLDAMINIIDETKISEDIVYAKSQNADVIIACMHWGDEYSRFQAERQEVLADKMFEEGVDIILGSHPHVIQPAQKLEYGGKTKFVAYSMGNFLSNQRVETLLPYGLSEEVSKYTEDGVIVDINIEKNGETGEVNIKEITYIPLWVYKGTTDGGGTEHVVYPIMEYIESSELNENTKIRMKRSLSDTSKQMQLLESNTVE, from the coding sequence ATGAGCAGAAAATATAGACGTAGAAAAAAAAGAATTCGGCTGCTGTCACTGGGGCTGTTTGTAATTGTAAGTATTTTGGCAGCATCATTTGTTGTAAATGGCATGGGCAAGGACAGCAAAGGAAAAAATGATATTGGAGAAGCAGATTTCGAAGATGTTACAAATGTTTCTCAACCGGAGATACCGATTGAACCGGTAGCAAAGCCAAATGTTACAATTAACCTTAAAGCAACCGGCGATATTATGTTTCACCCATCTCAGTTGGATGGTGCATATGATTCAAAAACAGGCAAATATGATTTTAAAAATAGTTTTAAAGCCGTTAAGGGATTATTTCAGTCAGCTGATTTGGCAATTGCAAATTTTGAAGGAACAACAGCAGGAGATTCTGTGTATGCATACCAAGGGTACCCTATTTTCAATGCGCCGGATGAGGTGCTGGATGCAATAAAAGATGCAGGATTTGATGTTTTATCAACGGCTAATAATCACAGCCTTGATACAAGAAAAGCTGGTGTAATAAGAACCGTTAATGAGATAAGTGCAAGGGGTATGGATCCTATCGGGACATATACAGAAAAGCCTGAAACAAGAGTATTGATTAAAGAGATTAAGGGTATAAAACTTGCGTTTCTTTCTTACACGGAAATGGTAAACGGTCTGGAATCTGTTATGTCTTCAGCAGATCTGGATGCAATGATAAATATAATAGATGAAACAAAGATTTCAGAAGACATTGTTTATGCAAAAAGCCAAAATGCAGATGTCATAATTGCATGTATGCATTGGGGAGACGAATATTCAAGATTTCAGGCAGAAAGACAGGAAGTGCTTGCCGATAAAATGTTTGAAGAAGGCGTAGATATAATTCTTGGAAGTCATCCCCACGTAATACAGCCTGCACAAAAGCTTGAATACGGCGGAAAAACTAAATTTGTAGCATATTCAATGGGAAATTTTCTGTCAAATCAAAGAGTTGAAACGTTATTGCCATATGGTTTATCAGAAGAGGTTTCAAAATATACCGAGGATGGAGTAATTGTAGACATAAACATTGAAAAAAATGGTGAAACCGGTGAAGTAAATATTAAAGAAATTACATACATACCTCTATGGGTATATAAAGGAACTACTGATGGCGGCGGAACAGAGCATGTTGTTTATCCAATAATGGAATATATTGAAAGCTCAGAGCTTAACGAAAACACAAAAATTAGAATGAAAAGATCATTGAGTGATACTTCCAAACAGATGCAGCTGTTGGAAAGCAATACGGTGGAATAA
- the pduL gene encoding phosphate propanoyltransferase → MNFKVTVGLSNKHVHLTKEHIDILFGADHELTPIKDLSQPGQFACDEKVDLVGPKRTISGVRILGPARKESQVELSLSDGFTLGLKNLPVRDSGKTEGTPGIKLVGPKGEVVLERGVIAAARHIHMHTTDAEKYGLKDKDIVKVKAGGPRGVTFDNVLIRVSDTYALDMHLDVEEGNAAGLSNGDTVEVIAE, encoded by the coding sequence ATGAATTTTAAAGTTACAGTAGGGTTGTCAAACAAACATGTTCATCTTACAAAGGAGCATATAGATATATTATTCGGAGCGGATCATGAATTAACACCTATAAAAGATTTAAGCCAGCCTGGACAATTTGCATGCGATGAGAAAGTTGATTTAGTGGGACCGAAAAGGACAATAAGCGGAGTTAGAATTCTCGGACCTGCAAGAAAAGAATCTCAGGTAGAGCTGTCTCTTTCAGATGGTTTCACTCTTGGTTTAAAAAATCTTCCTGTAAGAGATTCAGGTAAAACTGAAGGTACTCCAGGAATCAAACTAGTAGGACCAAAAGGTGAAGTTGTATTGGAAAGAGGAGTAATTGCTGCTGCAAGACATATTCATATGCATACTACAGATGCAGAAAAGTATGGCTTAAAAGATAAAGATATTGTTAAGGTAAAGGCTGGAGGTCCCAGAGGTGTAACATTTGATAATGTATTAATCAGAGTTAGTGATACATATGCACTTGATATGCACCTTGATGTTGAAGAGGGAAATGCTGCCGGACTTTCTAATGGAGATACTGTAGAAGTTATTGCTGAATAA
- a CDS encoding putative signal transducing protein, whose protein sequence is MINDNVDDNKEELLASNLNTIEAEIIASKLTSYGIPVLKKSKGSGEIMEIYTGVNLYGIDIYVPTHMSELARELLKPVREEDSSE, encoded by the coding sequence ATGATTAATGATAATGTTGATGATAATAAAGAAGAATTACTTGCTTCAAACCTCAATACGATTGAGGCAGAAATAATTGCTTCAAAACTTACGTCGTATGGTATACCTGTCCTGAAGAAATCAAAGGGTAGCGGGGAGATAATGGAGATATATACGGGAGTGAATTTATACGGTATAGACATATATGTGCCTACACATATGTCAGAATTAGCCAGAGAGCTTTTAAAACCAGTTAGGGAAGAAGATTCTTCGGAGTAA
- a CDS encoding metallophosphoesterase, producing MKAYQIIAAIAASVFFFVWQNNALEVTRHSIIKKNLPKEFDGFKILHISDLHNKNFRGRLDDAIFKIKPDIIVITGDLIDRRRTDVGAGAVFLREIVKTAPVYYVTGNHEQMSEHYNKLQQTLSDLNVKIMDGSYVAINRQKSAIGIMGTADPAINFYMKGYGAEINVSYMEDSVNKLLQQSLTDFNILLSHRPEYFSLYKRAGIDFVFAGHAHGGQIRLPFLGGILSPNQGFFPKYSEGIITDGITSMSVSRGLGNSIFPLRIFNRPELVVVTLRAFS from the coding sequence ATGAAAGCATATCAAATAATTGCTGCAATAGCGGCATCTGTTTTCTTTTTTGTATGGCAGAATAATGCTTTGGAAGTAACTAGACACAGTATCATTAAAAAAAATCTGCCGAAAGAATTTGATGGATTTAAGATTCTTCATATTTCCGACCTGCACAACAAAAACTTTAGAGGAAGGCTAGACGATGCCATATTTAAAATAAAACCGGATATAATAGTAATAACCGGAGATCTGATAGACAGAAGAAGAACAGATGTTGGGGCAGGAGCAGTTTTTTTAAGGGAGATTGTGAAAACTGCTCCTGTGTACTATGTAACGGGAAATCATGAGCAGATGTCGGAACATTACAATAAATTGCAGCAAACATTAAGTGATTTGAATGTAAAAATTATGGATGGTTCATATGTCGCTATAAACAGACAAAAATCAGCAATTGGTATTATGGGGACGGCTGATCCTGCAATTAATTTTTATATGAAGGGTTATGGAGCTGAGATTAATGTGTCATATATGGAGGATAGCGTAAATAAATTATTGCAACAGTCATTGACGGATTTTAATATTCTTCTTTCCCACAGGCCAGAATATTTCAGTTTATACAAAAGGGCAGGAATAGATTTTGTATTTGCAGGTCATGCACACGGCGGACAGATAAGGTTGCCGTTTTTAGGAGGAATACTATCTCCAAACCAGGGCTTTTTTCCTAAATATTCAGAGGGAATAATTACAGATGGAATAACATCGATGTCAGTGAGCAGAGGACTTGGAAACAGCATTTTCCCGCTTCGCATATTTAATCGCCCGGAACTTGTAGTTGTAACACTGCGCGCATTTTCATAA
- a CDS encoding transcription repressor NadR: MTSEERRKKIQDVLSKNSSPITATALAKKYSVSRQVIVGDIALMRASGLEISATPRGYVLDCAKEEKDFIFTVACCHNEGNMRDELYAVVDNGGTILDVTVEHAVYGEISGELRISTRYEADEFLKKILCNDTQPLMRLTKGVHLHRIKCKDKEARDRIIESLKKDGIIFEE; the protein is encoded by the coding sequence ATGACATCTGAAGAAAGAAGAAAAAAAATACAGGATGTGTTAAGCAAAAATTCTTCTCCGATAACAGCTACTGCTCTTGCAAAAAAATATTCGGTCAGCAGGCAGGTTATTGTGGGAGATATAGCTCTTATGCGAGCATCAGGATTAGAAATATCTGCAACCCCCAGAGGATACGTACTTGATTGTGCAAAGGAAGAAAAGGATTTTATATTTACCGTTGCATGCTGTCACAATGAGGGAAATATGCGCGATGAATTGTATGCTGTCGTAGACAATGGAGGTACAATCCTCGATGTAACAGTAGAGCACGCCGTATACGGTGAAATTTCCGGAGAGCTTAGAATTTCCACAAGATATGAAGCAGACGAATTTCTGAAAAAGATATTATGCAATGATACTCAGCCGCTCATGAGACTTACGAAAGGTGTACATCTTCACAGAATCAAGTGCAAAGACAAAGAAGCAAGGGACAGAATAATAGAATCATTAAAGAAAGACGGCATTATTTTTGAAGAATAA
- the rocF gene encoding arginase: protein MKSSINSKISIIGVSIDLGAGTPGVSLGPAAIRYAGVTERLTAIGYDVKDEGDILANKPVSPLSDGIKLRYLEEVARVNTELCNKVSEVMVEGRFPLVLGGDHSIAIGTIAGVLQNKKNLGVIWFDAHGDINTEETSPTGNIHGMPVAVSLGIGHESLTSIGGNDSKLMADKIVFIGCRDLDQGERKILKKLGITVFTMHEIDRYGMADIIERAIKIAGNGTDGIHVSFDMDSIDPTYVHGTGTRVPGGLTLRESHLALEMIALSEQLVSAEFVEVNPIIDTKNQTAKTAVTLMGSLLGEWLI from the coding sequence ATGAAATCATCAATAAATTCTAAAATTTCAATAATTGGAGTATCAATTGATTTAGGTGCGGGAACTCCGGGAGTAAGTCTCGGGCCGGCAGCAATACGTTATGCAGGAGTTACAGAAAGACTGACTGCCATAGGCTATGACGTTAAAGATGAAGGAGATATACTTGCTAATAAGCCGGTAAGTCCGTTATCTGACGGTATTAAGCTCAGATACTTGGAAGAAGTTGCAAGAGTAAACACAGAACTTTGTAACAAAGTGTCTGAGGTAATGGTCGAAGGCAGATTTCCGCTTGTGCTCGGAGGAGACCACAGCATTGCCATAGGTACTATTGCTGGAGTGCTGCAGAATAAGAAAAATCTTGGTGTGATTTGGTTTGATGCCCATGGAGACATAAATACCGAGGAAACATCTCCAACAGGAAATATACATGGTATGCCGGTTGCTGTGAGCCTTGGAATCGGGCATGAATCATTGACGTCAATAGGAGGAAATGATTCTAAACTTATGGCGGATAAGATTGTTTTTATCGGGTGCAGGGATCTGGATCAGGGAGAAAGAAAAATATTAAAAAAACTTGGTATTACAGTATTTACCATGCATGAAATTGATCGTTACGGAATGGCGGATATTATAGAAAGAGCTATTAAAATTGCAGGTAACGGTACGGACGGAATACATGTTAGTTTTGATATGGATAGTATAGACCCTACCTATGTGCATGGTACAGGAACAAGAGTTCCTGGAGGACTTACTTTAAGAGAAAGCCACTTAGCTCTTGAAATGATTGCCTTGTCGGAACAGCTCGTAAGTGCAGAATTTGTTGAAGTAAATCCTATAATTGATACTAAAAATCAAACTGCCAAGACAGCGGTTACTCTTATGGGATCGCTGCTTGGTGAATGGCTGATCTAG
- a CDS encoding DNA-3-methyladenine glycosylase — MNIDYKKNKLILSDVRDFNIKHIFECGQCFRWNREEDGTYTGVIQNKVINVEQNDSDVIINNVTESDIDLIEEYFDLKTDYAEIKKRVDTDEIMSEAIKFGYGIRILNQDEWETMVSFMISANNRIPMIKKVIENLSAAFGNYIGNYRGRDYFSFPDAEQLSKAEVEKIQECKAGFRSPRIKEAAERFLNERDIVYNIKNTSYDEGLAYLKTYAGIGDKVANCVLLFSMRQFDTFPVDVWVRRVMQTLYVDKTTKDVDIRKFAENKFGEFSGYAQQYLFFYARENGIGK, encoded by the coding sequence ATGAATATAGATTACAAAAAAAACAAATTAATACTCAGTGATGTGAGAGATTTTAATATTAAACATATTTTTGAGTGCGGACAATGCTTCAGGTGGAACAGAGAAGAGGATGGAACATATACGGGAGTGATTCAAAACAAGGTTATAAATGTTGAACAGAATGATTCGGATGTTATTATTAACAATGTTACTGAAAGCGATATTGACCTTATTGAAGAATATTTTGATCTAAAAACCGATTATGCAGAAATAAAAAAACGTGTAGACACAGATGAAATTATGTCCGAAGCGATAAAATTCGGATACGGTATAAGAATTTTGAATCAGGACGAATGGGAAACCATGGTTTCATTTATGATTTCAGCAAATAATAGAATTCCGATGATTAAAAAGGTTATAGAGAATTTGAGCGCGGCTTTTGGAAATTATATTGGAAACTACAGAGGAAGGGATTACTTCAGCTTTCCCGATGCAGAGCAGTTGTCAAAAGCTGAAGTAGAAAAAATACAGGAATGCAAGGCGGGCTTCAGATCACCGAGGATTAAGGAGGCTGCAGAAAGATTTTTGAATGAAAGAGATATTGTTTACAATATAAAAAATACATCATATGATGAGGGGCTGGCTTACCTTAAAACCTATGCAGGAATAGGGGACAAGGTTGCAAATTGTGTACTTTTATTTTCAATGAGACAATTTGATACATTTCCTGTTGATGTTTGGGTTAGAAGGGTGATGCAAACTTTGTATGTAGACAAAACTACAAAAGATGTCGATATAAGAAAATTTGCTGAAAACAAATTTGGGGAATTCTCAGGCTACGCTCAGCAGTATCTTTTTTTCTATGCCCGAGAGAACGGAATAGGAAAATAA
- a CDS encoding YgiQ family radical SAM protein produces MDFLPISIEDMNKRGWAQCDFVFVTGDAYVDHSSFATGIISRLLERYSYKVGIIAQPDWKDINSFKKLGEPRLGFLVNSGNIDSMVNHYTSFKKKRSTDAYSPGGKSGLRPDRAVTVYSNRIREAYKHVPIIIGGIEASLRRLSHYDYWSDSMKRSVLMDSGADLLVYGMGEKSILQIAEALEAGIPVNEITFINGTVYKTKDKDRPFDPIFLPSYEETASSKQKFGKSFKIQYENTDSKTGRTLVEQYDTVYVVQNPPMDPLTMQELDDIYDLNYMMDCHPIYKKSGGVPALKEIKFSITSVRGCFGGCSFCALNFHQGRVVQGRSHDSILKEVDKILNDKEFKGYIHDVGGPTANFRIRACKKQSKYGVCKDRECLSPEKCKNLRVDHSDYLELLRKIRNVKGIKKVFIRSGIRYDYAIYDNNDEFIKELCKYHVSGQLRTAPEHVSESVLKLMGKPSINIYNKFVRKFYAESKKINKEQYIVPYFISSHPGSHLKDAIELAEYIRDMGYIPEQVQDFYPTPGTLSTCMYYTGFNPLTGESIYVPKEREDKRMQRALMQYSKRENYNLVLKALQKENRHDLIGYGPKCLIKPRKPV; encoded by the coding sequence ATGGATTTTTTACCAATAAGCATAGAAGATATGAATAAAAGAGGGTGGGCTCAGTGCGATTTTGTCTTTGTGACAGGTGATGCATATGTAGATCATTCTTCTTTCGCTACAGGAATTATATCCAGATTATTGGAGAGATACAGCTATAAGGTAGGAATAATTGCTCAGCCTGACTGGAAAGATATTAATTCTTTTAAAAAGCTTGGCGAACCTAGACTGGGTTTTTTGGTTAATTCCGGTAACATTGATTCAATGGTGAATCATTACACCTCCTTTAAGAAAAAAAGAAGTACTGATGCATATTCGCCGGGAGGTAAGTCCGGGCTGAGACCGGATAGGGCAGTAACAGTATATTCGAATCGCATTAGAGAGGCATATAAGCATGTACCTATAATTATAGGCGGCATTGAGGCAAGTTTAAGAAGATTAAGCCATTATGACTATTGGAGCGACAGTATGAAGAGGTCTGTACTGATGGATTCTGGTGCTGATTTGCTTGTTTACGGTATGGGAGAAAAATCAATACTGCAAATTGCCGAGGCGTTAGAAGCCGGAATACCGGTAAATGAAATAACATTTATTAACGGAACGGTATATAAAACCAAGGACAAAGATAGACCATTTGATCCAATTTTCTTACCTTCTTATGAAGAGACAGCTTCTTCTAAGCAAAAATTTGGAAAAAGCTTTAAGATTCAATATGAAAATACAGATTCTAAGACAGGCAGAACGTTGGTTGAACAATATGATACAGTGTATGTTGTGCAGAATCCACCTATGGATCCGTTGACAATGCAGGAATTGGATGATATTTATGACCTGAATTATATGATGGACTGCCACCCTATTTATAAAAAATCAGGCGGAGTGCCGGCATTAAAAGAAATAAAATTCAGCATAACCAGTGTGAGAGGCTGTTTCGGTGGCTGCAGTTTTTGTGCTCTGAATTTCCATCAGGGAAGAGTTGTGCAGGGCAGAAGTCACGATTCAATATTGAAAGAAGTTGATAAGATATTGAATGATAAAGAGTTCAAAGGGTATATACATGATGTAGGCGGACCAACGGCAAATTTTAGAATCAGAGCATGTAAGAAACAGAGTAAGTACGGGGTGTGTAAAGACAGAGAGTGCCTTAGTCCTGAAAAATGCAAAAACCTTCGGGTTGATCACAGTGATTATCTAGAGCTTCTCAGAAAAATAAGAAATGTAAAAGGAATTAAAAAAGTTTTTATTCGTTCTGGTATAAGATATGATTATGCGATATATGATAATAATGACGAATTTATAAAAGAACTATGCAAATATCATGTAAGTGGTCAGCTGAGAACGGCACCTGAGCACGTTTCAGAATCTGTACTTAAACTTATGGGAAAACCATCGATAAATATTTATAATAAATTTGTAAGAAAATTTTATGCGGAGAGCAAAAAAATTAATAAAGAACAATATATCGTTCCATATTTTATATCATCACATCCGGGTTCACATCTTAAAGATGCCATTGAACTTGCGGAATATATACGAGATATGGGGTATATACCAGAACAGGTTCAGGATTTTTATCCGACACCGGGAACTCTTTCAACTTGTATGTATTATACGGGTTTTAATCCTCTCACAGGTGAAAGTATATATGTTCCTAAAGAAAGAGAAGACAAAAGAATGCAGCGTGCTCTTATGCAATACAGTAAAAGAGAGAATTACAACTTAGTTTTAAAAGCTTTGCAAAAGGAAAACAGGCATGATCTAATCGGATATGGTCCCAAGTGTCTTATAAAGCCTAGGAAGCCTGTGTAA
- a CDS encoding XRE family transcriptional regulator, whose product MDGNKVRKLRKFNRMTIEELSVKSGFTASYISQVERNLIEPSLTALKKICEVLNVSPYYFLDDSNSVVVTRKEDRQKLKIPANDSELEYIVPITEEYKSKIKMNIYRYSLRPGMWDNDNFSIIDSDKCVIIIKGKLIVNFIDYNEIVEEGDSIYICSNVPHKLFNPSEEETELLCIISPAA is encoded by the coding sequence ATGGACGGTAATAAAGTAAGGAAATTAAGAAAATTTAATAGAATGACAATTGAAGAACTATCAGTAAAATCAGGTTTTACAGCAAGTTATATATCACAAGTAGAAAGAAATTTAATTGAACCATCATTAACAGCGCTGAAGAAGATTTGCGAAGTACTGAATGTTTCTCCGTACTATTTCCTTGACGACAGCAACAGCGTTGTTGTTACAAGGAAAGAAGACAGGCAAAAATTAAAAATTCCTGCAAATGACAGCGAACTTGAATATATTGTTCCTATTACAGAAGAATATAAAAGCAAGATAAAGATGAATATTTACAGATATTCTTTAAGACCCGGCATGTGGGATAATGATAATTTTTCCATAATAGATTCTGATAAATGTGTAATAATAATAAAAGGAAAATTGATTGTTAATTTCATTGATTACAATGAAATAGTTGAGGAAGGTGACAGTATTTATATTTGTTCAAATGTGCCTCATAAATTATTTAATCCGTCAGAAGAAGAAACAGAATTGCTTTGTATTATTTCACCTGCGGCTTAA
- a CDS encoding restriction endonuclease, whose translation MEEKNKIKKGYISEAIGTRNYFSYRADLVLYKVLLSMIVLLVIFFITSDLKFSILIAAEVFLIFTLVNKLNITRKRREGEEKLIYRLKTEHFRKKIEEINNDDFGMLIGFLFEKKGCRNFIKKGRHMFLAEKDGLINCIKIYKLYQGTELEKTDVRSMISFMCSSSIKIGYLVTTVEINEEAKKLLEKFEDKLHIEIIDSNALFNMMDEAGILPGKEYFSKKIYEEKSFVKKKSKLKNNVFDNKKIIVYVFAAVFFYITSAAMPNNTISIYISYYFILLTVVSGLYMIWVKYISKETGN comes from the coding sequence ATGGAAGAGAAAAATAAAATAAAAAAAGGGTACATAAGTGAAGCTATAGGAACAAGAAACTATTTCAGTTACAGGGCTGATTTGGTATTGTACAAAGTATTGCTCAGCATGATTGTTCTTTTAGTAATTTTTTTTATAACTTCAGATTTGAAGTTTTCAATTTTAATAGCAGCAGAAGTTTTTTTGATTTTTACTCTTGTCAATAAGCTGAATATAACAAGAAAGAGGCGCGAAGGTGAGGAAAAGTTAATTTATAGGCTGAAAACTGAACATTTCAGGAAAAAAATTGAGGAAATAAACAATGATGATTTTGGGATGCTTATAGGTTTTTTATTTGAAAAAAAAGGCTGCAGAAATTTTATTAAAAAAGGGAGGCATATGTTTCTTGCGGAAAAAGACGGTCTGATAAATTGCATAAAAATTTATAAACTTTACCAAGGAACAGAACTTGAGAAAACAGATGTAAGAAGTATGATTTCTTTTATGTGCAGCAGCAGCATTAAAATTGGATATCTTGTGACGACCGTTGAAATCAATGAGGAAGCCAAAAAATTATTAGAAAAATTCGAAGATAAACTTCACATAGAAATAATAGATTCGAACGCTTTGTTCAATATGATGGATGAGGCGGGTATACTTCCCGGAAAAGAATACTTTTCTAAAAAAATATATGAAGAAAAATCATTTGTAAAGAAAAAAAGCAAACTTAAAAATAATGTTTTTGATAATAAAAAGATAATTGTTTATGTATTTGCGGCGGTTTTTTTCTATATAACATCAGCAGCTATGCCTAACAATACCATCTCTATATATATTTCATACTATTTTATTTTGTTGACGGTAGTAAGCGGGCTCTATATGATATGGGTCAAGTATATTTCTAAGGAAACCGGGAATTAA